The following nucleotide sequence is from Lentimicrobium sp. L6.
TAAATCAAATCACATGAAGAAAACTTTGTTTAATGCTATTGCTGTGTCCATTTTTTTGTTGGGTTCGGCCTCAAGCGCTTTTGCGCTAGATTTTAAAAGTTCTGGAATAACTGAAGTTCTAGAAGTCCAACAGTATAATAGAGCCATTCATATTATGGCTATGCTTCTTATTGGTTTCGGCTTTTTGATGGTCTTTGTCAAAAACTATGGAAAGTCAGCCTTAACAGCAACCTTCCTTTTGGTTAGCGTTTCTTTGCCCATGTATTTGGCTATAAGTAGTTTGAGCTTTTTTGCTGAGAAAAGTGAAATTGAGCATTTTATCTTAGCGGAATTTGGAGCGGCCAGTTTGTTAATTGCTGCCGGAGCGCTACTTGGTAGATTAAAAATGTACCAGTATATGATTCTGGGTTTATTGTTTATTCCATTTTACATTTTAAACGAAGTCATAGTTTTAGATGATCATTTCCATTTCGTGGGTACTATTGCTGATACTGGTGGATCGATTATCATTCATGCCTTTGGTGCTATCTTCGGAATCTCTGCTGCTGTTTCCTTATCTACAAAACATCAAAGAGAAATTCCTATTGAAGCTGACGCTACTTCTGATCGTTATTCTCTATTAGGTTCTATGGTACTTTGGGTATTTTGGCCAAGTTTCTGTGCGGCTTTAGTTCCTGCTGCTGCTATTCCAGCTACAGTCGTAAATGTATTTATTGCGCTCTGTGGTTCTACTGTGGCTACTTATATTGCTTCGGTTTCTATTAGAGGTAAAATTAATGCTGCTGATATTGCCAATGCAGCTTTAGCAGGAGGTGTGGCTATTGGAGCTACTTGTGATCATGCTACTCATTTCGAAGCTATGGTTATTGGTTTAATTGCCGGTGTTATTTCCACAGTTGGATTTGCACTATTACAAGAGAAGCAAGAAAAGTTTCATAAAATTATAGATACCTGCGG
It contains:
- a CDS encoding ammonium transporter gives rise to the protein MKKTLFNAIAVSIFLLGSASSAFALDFKSSGITEVLEVQQYNRAIHIMAMLLIGFGFLMVFVKNYGKSALTATFLLVSVSLPMYLAISSLSFFAEKSEIEHFILAEFGAASLLIAAGALLGRLKMYQYMILGLLFIPFYILNEVIVLDDHFHFVGTIADTGGSIIIHAFGAIFGISAAVSLSTKHQREIPIEADATSDRYSLLGSMVLWVFWPSFCAALVPAAAIPATVVNVFIALCGSTVATYIASVSIRGKINAADIANAALAGGVAIGATCDHATHFEAMVIGLIAGVISTVGFALLQEKQEKFHKIIDTCGVSNLHGIPGIFGGLAAIVIVDGLDASSQLKAIGVTVIIAIVAGLISGKIISLFGRPSEIYNDENEFED